GATCTTTGAAGATGCtggtgtctatctatctgtgtcaTTGATATCAACGCAAACGAATCACaaacctacacacacacacacccacacacatatatatatatatatatatatatatatatatatatatatatatatatatatatatatattacataatattacatacacacacgcaatGGCTCACTTTTTTGTCATATATTCCTTCCGCTTGCTTAGCTATCTATCTGTGTCATTAATATCGACGGAAAcgcatcacacacacacacgcgcgcgcgcgcgcaatGGCTAACGTATTTCTGTCTTCATATTTTCCTTCTGTCTCGCTGCATGAAAGGTATTTGGTTCTGGCAGCCTGAACTAACAGCGTTTGGAATTCTTAGTAAATACTTCAGCAAGAAGCTACCCTTTGCCATCAGTCTGGCCGTATCAGGGACAGGAGCTGGACAGCTAGTACTGTCATTCGGGACACAACTTCTCCTAGATGAATATGGATGGCGTGGAACACTTATGATACTCGCAGCTCTAAACCTTCATTTTTGTATTGCTGGGGCACTGTACAGACCTATCGAAATGTATCATCGGACAAACAAGAAAACAAGTACTGAATTACAATCTGTATGTACAGCATCTCCTCACGATGTACAATGTGATAACAGTAACATTCCAAACACTACGCTACATGAATTCAACAGCAATTTCGATTGCCAAAGGAACGGATCTGAGAAATGCTCGCATCGAGAGCAAAGTTACAAGTATCGCCATGTCGTTGAAAATGACAAAGCAAGAGAAAGTGAAAAAAAGTATTGTCATGGACATTACAAGGAATACTGTATTAAACTATGGACTAGTTTTCTATCTACGTTTGACCCCTCTTTATTCAAGAACGTGGCATTTGTCTTGGTACTTGTGTGTGCATTTGGACACCAGGGTGGAAGTTTTGCGATATTGGCGCATATTGTAAGTTGAATTATAACCATGTAAAATACATTCGGTGATTTTTAAGGCAACACAAATGTTTTAAGTTTACAATGACGTTACTACTAGGAAAACTGAACTGTCAGCTAATCAAAATAGGCAAACTCTAAAACTGTCaatcaatgtggtagattacacaattAAGTGGGTGGTAGTGGTACCTTTATTGAGGGTATGTAATCACACTATAATAAACTCTGGAAGTCCCCAACCATGTACAATGACTGATcgtggaagtcatcagaaacacCACACAATTGCGGGTGCATGCAATTAAAGCAATGTCCACTCAATAGCTCAAATCAACAGGTCacaaacaatagttttagtttgcgtctatcttaaCCGAATAAAACCCCACACATACATGCTATTGCAAAGACccccgtccgtccgtcccttCGTGCGTTGGGTttggggttagggtttaggTTAGAATACGTCCTAATATGCTTTTTATATGGCAAACGTGCATTAATCTACCATTTGATTTAAAACAGGTTAAAAGAGGAGGAGACTATGGTATAACGAGTTTACTCAGTTCTTCTTTACCGGCAATAATGGGACTGACTCAGTTGTTCGGACGGATATTCTGGGGAGTTCTTGGAAGGGTTGCACACAAGATAAAGCCGACCACACTGTTTGGAGGTAGCTTTGCAGGAGCTGGAGTTGTGACTGTCGTCAGCATACACACTACTTCGTACACAGGTGAAATACAATCATTTAAACAAACATAACGATGTAACGATTGGGCGGGTGGCCAGGCGGGCAGGCagacacatgtatgtatatatatatgtgtgtgtgtgtgtgtgtgtatgtatgtatgtatgtatgtatgtatgtatgtgtgtatgtatgtatatgtgtatatatgtatgtatgtatgtatgtgtgtgtgtatgtatgtatgtatgtatgtatgtatgtatgtatgtatgtatgtatgtatgtatgtatgtacatatgcgCGTATGTGTATGCAACACATGCATGCCAATACATCTAATTGTTTTTAATTTCGCTTTACAGGCCAGCTCATATTCGCTGTGCTGTTTGGTGTATGTATGGCTTGCTATACATCCATCTTCACCATTGTCATACGTCAAATAGTTGGTATAAAACACTTGGACAGTGGTAACATGTTTTATCTGACAGTATTAGCCATTTCCCCGTTTCTGTGTGCACCATTTGTAGGTAAGTGGTCATCCTCTTCCATCtattattaaaaatgtatgaaCATCCTGGATTATATGATTACCCCACCTTCTAAAGCAATACTGGTTAGATTGAACAAGAGTCAAGGAAATCATGCTTGTATAATACCGTAATCAGCTTATTCAAACTTGTTACAAAGACATTGCGAACATAGTTATGTACTacacaataaatcaaacaaCACAAACATTTGCCTTTTACAGAATGTATATATCAAGGTGCATAAAGACTCGATAAGTAGCTATGGACCATGGGGTTTGATCTGCCCTGTTTAACGTCACACAGATGAAGATTTGAACGTGTTTATGTaataatcatatcatatcatatcatatcatatcatatcatatcataccataccatagtGTATACATTATGTGCAATTTTTTATGACATGTCTTTTGGTTTAGAGCAAACAATCCACACAACtgttttttcattattaatatttgGGGTTTGATGAGGCTCGTTAGGGGATCTGGCTGGAGATATATAACTTGAAGATGAACTTTGCAGAGGCGAAAATATTAAATTAGGGATATTATTGCAAGCATGTTATATTGTGCTTGCAGACACGTTTACACAAAAAAGAACTGACAACATAATACGAATAGGATTGACAATCATTTGACGTGTATATGAATTCTCTTCATTACAGGTTGGCTACGAGATATTAAAGGAAATTACGACCTTGCTTTCTATCTCATCGCTGGAATGTTTCTGACATCAGCAACCTGTGCTTTCCTGGCTCAAATAGTTGACAGTTACAAGTCGAAAAAGAAACGACAAAAACCTAAAGAGGCTGAACATaaggatacatatatataaatgaatctATGCCCACTTGTGCAGCAATACAAGtttgaaaatctaaaaaaagTACTATAACAATTGTTGTCTTTACATTAATTGTATATCTTGCAATTGACAGCAAGAACTTCGTATTCACAAACGCACTTTTTGTTGTGTTACCTTCATCTTTTGAGACGATTTATCAATCGACGTGTGTGCTTAATTTGTTATCATGGACTTATTGAACATGCATGAAATAGCTGTTAATTCTTTCTTTTAACTATGAGAAACTGTGGTATTCATTCATTCTGTCTGAAATTAAATCAATAGCAAAATTTCAAAGTAACCATGTAAACACTTTAATAATCTTAGCTATTAAAAATACTTACTAAATATAGTTATATAGCTGTGACAGTTTATTTCGCGTATATACACAATAGTAGACTGTAAAACGTGACATTCGTGTTATACTGTGACCAACCACTCACGGTTGTAGTACTCCAACCAGTCTGTGCCTGCAAGACCAAAAGATTTAGACCCCCGCCTTGCACTAGTAGAGATTTTAGTACAGAATACGtcattttccgtactatagttcagattgagttcaattctgtacttttatgctgatgaggtggacgtttctgtactttcccattagcgcctgtctaatcggattatactcgatctgaaaaatagttcagattgcgagtcggaagtgatttgaatacatttgcatttagttcagaatatattcatgagttcaccccgataaccgggcagtaaacaaatgaatattcaaatctaccgtgcttgcaatcaatacgtacataaacgctatacgtgtagctagtgtattcgatacatatatgtatgtatataagcaggcttatgatatgaactacatggttaggacgtacgtagattgtaatatcacagggctcattttgaaataaatgttcgtagtacgccttttcattatgcactacataccaccaccactaaacgtgtttcacatttctacgcgtttgatgcatagtaatacagatttagatgacatgacaatcgtttccaataatagtttaaaattgggccacaaatattgctagtgtatggagcttcttaacaaacctgaccggccaatagcgtcaaaaaaactcacagtagagacgtgctgacagatttgagtctgtggacattatttctagctaagtaaaattgagtgactattgggaatattatggCAGTATCTACCCATGTcatccatgtcgtctatagtttctgacggaccgtgttatgtacaacgtaacgctgaacgaaatacggtccatcaggaattaactagactaacctctatgggaatagtattcttgtccatgtgtcgtttatagaacaattaaatgttagggtgtgatcttcacagtaataaacaagcctttagaagaactacaggtattcacgcctcaaatatcttgggcatcatccaaattacgatcatgagcaccaaagtaaaggaaatacttaatgacgttcggcatgcagaacccccccccccgggcccgtacctatgggtacatgtccggcatccatgtaactgttatatcactctacttgacgattctgagggccctcatctcttattctcttgttttatttcaatgtggtatactcataactcctgtttttatagtataactgtacaatgcaagctatataccatgtaaatcattcattcattcaatctttaTTTACTCTACTCACTCTGTTTGAGAGTGTATGGTACAAAAGAAATGTATAGTTCTTTTCGAATGACATAGGCCTGCTATAGAAGCCTTTTGTGATCCATTCATGTCAAACTACTTTGTTTGGTTGTGATTGGTTAACACTTAAACGCGCGTGCTTCTCAGGTGAAGCtgtgaattttattttagcgTCACTCTCTCGATCACTTTCGAAGACACGAGATAATATACAGATTGATTTATCACAATGTTCTGTGTTCGCATCATACCAAGATTACTCATTACACGAATATATCTCTCCAATCTCTATACGTTCCCTCGATAAAAGTTCATTCAGAACAACTTAAGTTCATACATTTGTTTGGGTCTGGTTATCTTGGTGAAGTTTATAAGAAAAAATTCTAGTTCGACCAGTAATTGTCCCCTATTATGCATATCGCACAATGTATATGTTtgaaacatataaaatgtatacctTGTGCAACTTTCGACATGAGAATATCGaatattagtatacattaaCAAAGATGCAACAGAATAAGATTTGACAATACATGCAATATGTTAGCAATGGAGGTACCTGTCACCTATTATTTATGGTCACTGTTCGTTTTATTtatactttagagcaagtgtgtatgtggtggcagatgtcattttttgttcgtgattggctctgcagtactagttgtcttcactgaagtagggagggttatttttctgtttcccaatggatctgcagactgcatgggctggacaaacacgaaaaaaagaccgacgcgcAGAAACAATTCGCTCCTTTTTGGCCTTTTTTATAGTAATCGTTTTGGTCGGATTGAAATCTAGATGTACGATGGGTACAAATAGGCATGGAATGGGTTACCTTGTTTATGGTATTAGTCGtattggcttcgatcagtgcattacagattttcatgagtcatgtgtgcacattgcacagatatctgcagaatacttaaaaggattatgggtaatgtatgcatatgcgggaaaaacaaactgctgtaaggagcactgactttgccctcatatcttcatcccattttgcactgaagaagtttcacatggctctcatatttcatatatactctttctaaatatatggtgatgcaacatgagtagaaataactggggttaactaagtttggtagtcaatatagcaggtttaccat
The Glandiceps talaboti chromosome 6, keGlaTala1.1, whole genome shotgun sequence genome window above contains:
- the LOC144436705 gene encoding monocarboxylate transporter 3-like, whose protein sequence is MILAALNLHFCIAGALYRPIEMYHRTNKKTSTELQSVCTASPHDVQCDNSNIPNTTLHEFNSNFDCQRNGSEKCSHREQSYKYRHVVENDKARESEKKYCHGHYKEYCIKLWTSFLSTFDPSLFKNVAFVLVLVCAFGHQGGSFAILAHIVKRGGDYGITSLLSSSLPAIMGLTQLFGRIFWGVLGRVAHKIKPTTLFGGSFAGAGVVTVVSIHTTSYTGQLIFAVLFGVCMACYTSIFTIVIRQIVGIKHLDSGNMFYLTVLAISPFLCAPFVGWLRDIKGNYDLAFYLIAGMFLTSATCAFLAQIVDSYKSKKKRQKPKEAEHKDTYI